The region GACCCTGGGCACCACAGCCAGAGGGCCACAGAAGGCAGGTGTGCAGAAGGTGGGGTTCAGCAGCACCCCCTGGTGGTGCAGGTTAGTGGGCCGTGGGCTGGGGACACACCCTTCCCCAGTGGCACCAAGGGAAGTCTCTTTGGTAGTGGGCCAGGGAAGGGAACCTTGTGGTATAGAGTTGGGCAGGGCAGTCCTCCCAGAGACCTGCCTGAGGGAGGTTTGCTCAGGTGCAGGTGGGTCCCACCACCCCAGAATCCTCTGGAGAGCTCACAGACAGGCCCTGGGCCCACGCCACAGCAAGCTGGTCTGTGTGGGGCCCAGGATCTGATTCCCCCTGAGCCAACCCAGGGAGTCCACTCTGATAACTGCTGGTGTCAAGGTGGGTCTCCCCACAGACAGGAGCGCTGACCCCTGCTTGCCTCACGGACGATGAGTTGGACGTCAGCACCGTCTGGGGCCATGCCCTGGATGGAGGACAGTGCTCGGGCCCTCACAATGTCCACAGCGGCATTCTCAGCAAGCAGCCACTGCAGGGTGGCACAGCACAGGGGCACACCTGGAGGAGGCAGCAGCCGAGAGCTCAGAAGGATCTCACCACACAGAATTGGGTGCTCACCCCACAGTGCCCCTCCAGGAGCCAGTGGCCCATAGCCCACCCTCGGCAAGCATCCTGGACAGCTAGCTGGGAGTCAGAGCGTGCCCTGACTCTCTCTGGGGAGGAGTTTACCGCAAGGTGGCCTTCTGATTAATCAAGGGGAGTGCTAATCCCCCTAGGAACGACCTGGCAGTGCTCCCCACAGGGTGGCTGCAGCTACCCTTTGTACAAACCCAAATCCATTAACTCCCCAAAGACATTTGTAGAACAATGACATTTGCAACTGGGACCCAATCCTGCCACAAGATGCATCAGTCACATAACACAACAGTCTCACACCTGGGAGAAAAAGCTAGCCACAAACAAGAGAGAGATGCTCACTGACCCCAGCCCAGTCCAAAACAGCGCTGCTGACCAGGCCCTGGGCTCAGGCGTGGCTGCACTGGCTTCCCAGGTACTCACATCATGGAAACTCACGGAGCCCACCCCTCCACACAGGTCTACTTCCCTGTATTTAGGTTACAATTCCAtactggatttaaaaaaacacaatttgACTTAACGCCCGTAGCACAGTCACATGCATCGAGGCAGGTGAGTTagaacccggcccagaccagccaaacaataatgacaactgcaacaaaaaacagccaggcattgtggcaggtgcctgaagttctggctacttggaaggctgaggcaagagaatcgcttaagcccaagagttccgagattgctgtgagctgtgacgtggattctaccgagggcaacatagtgagactctgtctctcccccaaaaaataaataaataaataaaaattaaaaacaaaaaacaaaaaacaatttaaagtaaaaaggTAGTGGGACAGCAACGTGAGCCCAGAGCCCAACAGACAGCACAATGCAGACGCAACTCCTTTCCTAACAGAGCACCGAGGACCCACACGAGAGGGAAGAACAACCCACATGAAGCCAGGAAGTGCCACCAACCTGAGCTGCCGTCCTCGAGAGCAGCCCTGAGTAGCTCCGCAGACACCTTGATGCAGGCTACTGATGGGGGCAGGTACGCGGCCCTCAGGGAGGAAGGTCCTGCCAGTTGGCTGCCTGGCTCTCGACAAGCTGCCAGGAAGGTATCCACGGGGTCCGTTGGGCTAAGCAGAGCAGAGGCCTGTGTGCAGGATGGGGCCAGGCCAGGAAAGCGGAGGGTCTGCAGCATGTCGACCGTGTGTCTGCTGAGGGGCAGGCAGACGCCCTCCTGCTCGGGTAAGAAGTCAGGGGGCTCCTCGTCCAAAAAGGGGTCCTCGAAAGAGTCTGAGGGGGCAAGGGCACCACCCACAACTTCCCGAAGGCTGTAGAAAAGTGTGCAGGACACGGTGGCAGGCAGGTCGAATGTGCCGTTCTCCCCTGGGCCCAGAGGCAGTGTCACCTCCCGCCAGCTGCCAGGGCCGAGCTGGTCCACGGGGATGGTGTAGGTGATGGCTGAGCCGGCAGAGTCCAGATCCAGGGCAGAGGAGCTGGTGAGCACCTCAATGCAcaaggcccagccctggcccaggcTGAAGGTGCTGCTGTTCTCTAGCAGGCAGGTCACTGTCAGCACGTCCTGTAGCTGTAGGTGGCTCCAGTCTGTGGTGGTCGTGCAGGAGATGGGCTTGGGGCCCTCCCGGCTGGATAACAGTGCACAGCTCACATTCATGGCCTCGTTGAGGCTTGTCAGGGCCTTGTTCCGCTGGTCAACTGCTTTCTTCAGAAAAGACACTCTGCAAAGAACAGATGTGGCAcccaggggagagggaagagataCCCAAGGCTGGAAAGAACAGGAACCCAGTCCCATAACAAGTATGAGGTGGGTGTGAGCCTCTCTGAGGAACGAGCCTCCCTCCCCGGCCCCAGGGGAGGACAAAGATGGGGCTGGTGCTGTGCCTGGTGGGCCTGGCTAGTCCACTGGGCTCCCTCAAATGTTCCCAGCTGGCATCTCTTCTTTGCAGACTCCACAGGGATGGTGGGGGTTGCAAAACTATGGAAACAGTTCCAACCATTGAGACCTAGAGTCTGCAGCACCTTTTTTTGCTCTTAGGACCATAGCAGCCAGATGAGGGGTCCCAGGGGAACCCACATGTTCTCTCTGTATAGCCCTTGTGGGCCAGCACTGAGGGAGGATACAGGGGCCTCTGAGGAGGGGGTGTCCAACAGGGAGGGTACAGAATCAGCAGGGGACGTGTCCCATGACCCTATTAGGGAGAGGGTATGGGGGTGCTCAGAAACGGTACCCCTTTCATCTTCCAGAGGCAGCAGCCTTGGGTGCAGCCTGTCACCAGGCAGTGCAATGTCTGAGACTCTCAAAAGGGATCAAAGAGGCAAGTGCCAGTCTGGCAGTGCCCACCACCTGAGGATGCCAGACACGGAACTGCCCTACCCACAGATGTCAAGACGAAAGGAAAGCCCCCGCAGAAtgctacctctttttttttttttttttgtagagacagagtctcactgtaccgccctcgggtagagtgccatggcgtcacacggctcacagcaacctctttactcttgggcttacgcgattctcttgcctcagcctcccgagcagctgggactacaggcactcgccataacgcccggctattttttagttgcagtttggccggggctgggtttgaacccggcaccctcggcatatggggctggcgccctactcactgagccacaggcgccgcccagaatgctACCTCTTACAGACCACAGGACTAGCCTCTGCCCAGCCAGAGCCCGGCTACTTACCTCTCAGAGACATTGCCAATTCCAGAGAGCAGTTCCTTAATTTTCTGGCCTGTGCTGGCCCTGGTCATCCTGGGGCCAGGCGCCTCTGAATTTAGGTCCAGGCTGCAAATCATCAGGCGGCCTTTGGCAGACAGGGCCAGGAGCTCGGTGCCACCTGGTCATGGACACACATGGGTCCTGCTCAATACTTGGCAGGGTTTCCCCTGAGGCTCCAGGACAAATGTCCAAGTGAGGAAAAGAAGGTCCTTGAGACAAAGGCGCTGCTTTCCTGTCCCTGAGCCCAGGCTCCTACTGCCTCCCCAGTGTGGGCGATACCCATGTCCCTCTCCTCCTATGCTGGAAAGTCTGTCTTTTCCCTTCAAAGCATTTCTTTCTTGTTGATGTTTTCCATGGCAAGATGAGCAAACTCAGAGTCCATCCTAACAGGAAAATATGCTGGGGAAGGGTAGGTCTTTTCTGCTCACTCCCATATCTAaacctctctgtctctgtctagGGAAAACATACAAAACTCAAGCTGTGTGCTGCCACCCACCTCTAGTCAAGGGTGGGCTCACAGGCAGGGCAGACAGGTGTTTTCCAGCCTTCAGAAAATGCATAAAAGGCTTGACCTGAACAGATCTGAGTTCTCCTGGACAATACACTGTGTAAGATGCTGGGTCACACAGACACAGGGAGCTTTGAGCCTAAGACCAGCCCAGGACCAGACCCCACCCAGGCTGAGCTGCATACCTCTCAACCCATGGAGGACATGCACAACCCCCCACACCAAAACAGGACGTGAGTTAACCACTAGGCTGTACCAGGTGTGGATAAGCCTGACCTGCCAGGTTTATAAAACAAGAACCAGCCCTGGAGAGAGGACAAGCCCATTCACAGAAGACAGCCAAAGGGAGGGGCCCCCCAAGCTTTCAGTTTCTCACGTTTAAACAGGAGCTTGTACCTTCAGAAGTCCTAGACACGAAGAGAGTGAGGACGCTGCAGACGCTCAGACTGGCTGGGCACAGCAGATGGGGCAGGCCTCCTGGGCCCCCATTAAGCTTTGTCGGGTCCAAGGGGGTGCTTCCTGGAGCAAGGTCCACCATACAGAGGTCTGAGGGGGTGCTGTGGTATAGGCGGCTGCCCTTGCCACAGGCAGCACAGAGCACGGGGCCTGGCAGGCAGTACTCCCGAAGCTCTGGCACCAGAATCCCAGACTTGTCCCAGCTGGCTTTGATGGCAAGTGTCCGGCCATGGTGACCAAGGGCCACCAGGCAGTCAGAGTGCACATCATCACCCAGTGGCGTCTCCTCCACAGTCTCCTCAGCTTGTGGATCTGTCTTCAAGGCCCCTATGAAGATGACAGGCTCTTCTAGGTGATGGAGGATCTTAACAAGGGCTTTAGGGTCACCTGGGGCTGACCTGGAGGTGACCAGGGCCTTCAGGaccatacagcagagctggccaTCAGGGAGACCGCAAAGGATCACAGGTGACTCCAGGAGGGTGGCATCAGCTCCGAAGAGGAGCCCAAAGAGGGCCTCCTTCAATGTGAGACTCCCAGAGTCCCAGAGGCAGCTGTGTCGGAACCTAGAAGCTGGCAGTGACACACAGCACAGCACTGGGAGGAAGTGGGGGTCTGCGGGTTTCCCCAGGACCCCAGCTGGAGGGGTGTAGGTAGACAACTCCACCTCACCAATTTGGCCTCCCAGCTGGGGATCCTCCCCTAGACAGGAACACTCAAACAGCTGCATCTTCCACTGGGTGGGGCCCTGCaccagggttataagtgtgccgtCAAGCACAGTGAAAGCACACAGTGAGGCATCAGGGAGGATGCAGGCATCAGGGCCCACTGGGATCACAGAGGAAAGGAATTCACTGTCCTCACTGTCTCCGTCGACCTGGTTTATAGACCTTTGAAAACAAGGAAACCGCTGGTCAGGAGTGGGCAGTGTAGGacacacacattcttttcatgATAATCTGGAATGGACCAAGATGGGTCAGAGGTCCTCATAGGGTCTGATTTTGAGACACTACAGTGACACTCACAGCCCATAACAGGCTCCCTGGACTCTGCCCAGCACCGGTCAATTGAAGACATACTGGACATGAAATACCCAGGTTTCCAAAAACAGCATTTCAACAGACAGTTCTGCACTGAGCATGGTGGTCTGAGGCTCAGACCACGAGGTGGACGTGCCACCTTTCTGCGGCTTAAGCTCACAGTCAACACATGCATAGTCTGAGCTTTGTGCTGAAGAGAGGGGCCCAGCTGCCCAGTGTTTGCTTCCTTCAGACCCAGATAGTCTTTGCCGATCTTTGACTCTGGTTCATAGCGCCTTTCCTGGGGCTACAACCACAGCCTCTCCTCCTTTTAGAGACCCTCCCCAGAAAGGTGTATTTCACCAGAGAGGACCAGGCCACCAGGGCCCAAGGGGCAGGATACTGTTCCCCCTGCACACTTAACCAGCTGCACTTTGCTTGTTAAGAGCTCTCTGAAAGCAGATCTTAGAGAAACAGTTACATCGCCTGGCggacggggtggggggtgggccgCAAATACAGCACGGATGGCGCTGGAGACTCGGGAGCCCACCCGCACCCCACGACCCCAAGTGCAACGACGGTGAGTTGCTCATTCTCAACCAATCCGGGGCGATCTCCCAAGCGTGGAGGTCAAAAGATGTTATCTGAGGAAGCCAGGGAAGGGGTGACAAAGGCCAGGGCGACCTCGGGGCGGCGGGCTGGGACGCGCATAGGGCACGCCCACGCCTCACCTGCTCAGGCGGTCCAGCGACAAGCAGTAAATGCCTTTCTGGGCGCACAGAACGTAGAGCGCCCGGCGGAGAGCCAAGAGCTCCATGTGCCACACCCGGCTGGGGAACCGGTACGCCACCTGGGTGCCAGGAGAGCGACGTCAGGAGGTCGGTGCGATCCTCCACCCTTTACTTTCCACAAATACGACTTCTCCCGCCTTCTCCCGTCCCCGCCCCGGCCCTGTCCCGTCCGTCCCGCCCCGCGGGCCCGGCGCTCACGGTCAGCAGCCCGCCCTCCTGGTCGGACACGTAGACAAACTCGCTCCCGGCGGACAGGAAGATCTCCGCCTCGTGGCGCAGCACTTGGGGCCTGCCCGCTGCCAGATCCCCGAGCGGGCAGCGGAAGCCCGCCAGGTACTGAACCCGAGCCACGGCGCCCGCCATCGTGGGGAAGGGCGGGCCAGACGGCCAAGCCTGGGCGGCGGAGCGCGGCGTCGCATCTGACCCTTTACAGCCACTCACCACGCGGCTCGGCCTCCGCCGTAAAGCGCTCGGCGGGGGCGGGGCGACAGCCAgggccgggggcggggcgggaGGCGGGGGTGGGGCCCGGGCTGGAGCGGAGGGAAAACCGGATCCGACGCCCCTGCGCAGGAGTTCCTGGTTCCTCGCGGACAGACCGCGTCTCGCAGTGAGTGGACACAGCAGTTTCGCAGGAGTCCAACCTTTACAGAAAAACTCAGCAACGCCGAGGGTCGTCCTTGCCATCCTGCCTGCAGGACTCCCTCACCCAGCGTACTGCGCGTTTCAGGtcggcccaggcccaggcccacgTGAAACCTTTCGGCGGCTCCTTGGCTCTGGCCGCAGCAGAAACCCGccaaaggggagggaggagggcccTGCTCTTGCAGAGTCTGATcttgggctgggctggaacccgctCCCTTCGGGGTGGCTTCCCAGAGCCCTCCTCAAGCTTTTGTGTAAGCACCTCAGTTCTCTGGGGTTCCAGAGAGGAGTTCACCTGAGGACGGGGTGCGGCAGTGCCGGCTCTTGTCACCCATGGCCGCGCCCACACGGCTCTGTGTCCAGGAGTTAGAAGTGCCCCTAGACATGCCTAAACATGTGGGGACGAGTAACCCAATGGGATTTGTGAGTTGGGGTCGGTCAGCGAACACAAAGAAGATGACTGGCTGCGCCCCAACGCTGAGCAGGGGCTAGGGGGCGAGGGTGAAGCCAGGGTGGGATATCTCCCCTTCTGGGAAGCTCTGTCTCCCCCCTGCTACAGAAGGCTAGAACCGGCAAGGCCCCTGGAGGTGGGTGCGTGTATAAAAGACCAAGAACCGGCTCCTACTTTCTGCCTTTAAGAAGCCACCctgaagtggcgggttcaaacccggccccggccaaactgcaacaaaaaaatagccgggcgttgtggcgggcgcctgtagtcccagctacttgggaggctgaggcaagacaattgcttaaacccaagagtctgaggttgctgtgagctgtgccactagagcactctacagagggtgacaaagtgaaactgtctcaaaaaaaaaaatcagcaagtgAGAACACAGTCCTCTTAAACAGCATCACTTTTGGGTGTCCGCCACAGGGCACAGGTATTCTCAGCTAGTCTTCTGACCACCAGTCTTAACCCTCCGAGAATGCCCCCAGTCCTTGAATCACAGGCTCATACACACATCTCACCTGATCCTCCcaggtcaccttccaaaactGAGGCCTAGACTGTCCTAGAGAAAATGACCATACAGGGGAGGAAGTGGATTTGGGAGGAGGCAGGCTGAGgcctcagcctgtgggtcacccCTCTGTCCCACTCCGTTCTCCTGGGAgttgggggctggcaggttccacaCTGTTACAGCCACACAGGGGACCATGAGCACAGACCCCTAGGGTGACTCAAGACACAAGGACCCAGATATTGTAATGTACCCAGCTGAGGCAAGACTTGGCTAAGGGGTGATAGGGAGTGAGCCCTTTGCCACAAATATGGAAGGTCCACCCTCCTAGCAGGGAgtctgcctggcacatagcagggtCAGTGTAACTCTAAAGCATGTTGGAGGTGGTATCATCCTCGCTAAGAACAAATTATATGGCGGGGGCTAATGCAGAGTCAGactcctggtgtgtgtgtggagggactCCTGTATACAAGAAGCTGCAGGCTGAGGTCCTGAGGTCTCATCTGCAGGACCCCATCTCATCTGTAGCACCACAGCCAGGTAGGAAATACACGTGCAGGGTGGGGACCTGAGTCTTCTGTCCAAGTACAATTGGCgggatttggggggtggggtggaggagtgTCCAGAAGCTTATCATTTCATAGCACCTGGGAGCAGGAAAGGGGTTTTCTTCAAGGACTTGAAATGGCAAGAACCTACTCAGACTGGACCCAGGAGCAGCAGTGATGATGGACTACACTGCTGCCCAAACACAAGTCACGCTTGGGGGCAAGACAGCCCAGGCCCCCTTTTCACTGGCCTATGGGTCTGCCTCATCCCGCAGATGCTCTTCAGACTCagtgggatttttgtttttttctaattgtttaggGAGCAATAGATCATCTGGTCCAAGGACAAGGCAGTGCTGGCGTACAGTGGGAAGGCTGGGGCCTGAGGGTCATGGTGCTCCCTGGCTGTCATGTGGGAAGGACTTAGGCACAGAAGGCAGCATGTGGCCACTAGGCCTCACTCCTGGACTCTTGTCCTTCACTGGGGTGCTTGGCCAGGTGCATCTGTCCAGTGATGCAGAGACCCAAGAGTAGCCACAGACCCCCAAACATTGAGAAGAACAGGCCCAAGGAGCCTAGGCAGGTGGGGGAAGTAGGGTCCCTACCCATAAATGATCCAAACACAGCTGCAAAGGACAAGTTGTTAAATCACCCTCACTGAGCAGATGCCAGACACGACTCACAGATAATGGAACAACACGCCAGGAGTAGGGCAGTTGATTCAGGCGCTTTATTAGGTTCCACTGCAGAGTTGGTCCAAACCCGGCCAGGGAACACCAGCCAGCCCAAGATGGAGCTAAAGCAGGAGCACCTGTATCCTGGGAGCACCTGCTCAGAGGTAAGCTGGAGTGCTGTGTCCCAGGAGCACCTGCTCAGAGGTGAGCCgaggtggggcagggtgggcGCCAGGGGACATGGCAGCTGCTGTGTGTTGATCTGGGCAGGTATGCTCTCACTCAACCCTCACTGGGTCATGGTACCTAGTAGCTTGAGGGTGTATCCACACCAAGGGCAGGAGAGAGAACTGGAGGTGTGGCTGAGGCCTGCACCCTGAAAAAGAGAAAGCTGAGCCTCCCAGAGCCCAGGCAGGGCAGGACTCACCCCCAGACTTTATGCTTAACTCTGACTCTCTTTGGACAATAAAATAAAGTGCATTACTGAACAAAGAGTACTCAAAACCAGAAGCAGAGAAATCACAacactatttctttaactaaaagacaaaagaaaatataaattttgtgaATGCCAAAACTTCACAGGAAGGGGACACTGCTGTGGGCGGAAAGGAAAGTAGCGTGGGGGGCAGAGACAGAGCGGGTGGAAGAGCAGCTTGGAAGCTGCAGCAGGGTCCCCAGAAGTTTGTGCTG is a window of Nycticebus coucang isolate mNycCou1 chromosome 18, mNycCou1.pri, whole genome shotgun sequence DNA encoding:
- the FAAP100 gene encoding Fanconi anemia core complex-associated protein 100 yields the protein MAGAVARVQYLAGFRCPLGDLAAGRPQVLRHEAEIFLSAGSEFVYVSDQEGGLLTVAYRFPSRVWHMELLALRRALYVLCAQKGIYCLSLDRLSRSINQVDGDSEDSEFLSSVIPVGPDACILPDASLCAFTVLDGTLITLVQGPTQWKMQLFECSCLGEDPQLGGQIGEVELSTYTPPAGVLGKPADPHFLPVLCCVSLPASRFRHSCLWDSGSLTLKEALFGLLFGADATLLESPVILCGLPDGQLCCMVLKALVTSRSAPGDPKALVKILHHLEEPVIFIGALKTDPQAEETVEETPLGDDVHSDCLVALGHHGRTLAIKASWDKSGILVPELREYCLPGPVLCAACGKGSRLYHSTPSDLCMVDLAPGSTPLDPTKLNGGPGGLPHLLCPASLSVCSVLTLFVSRTSEGGTELLALSAKGRLMICSLDLNSEAPGPRMTRASTGQKIKELLSGIGNVSERVSFLKKAVDQRNKALTSLNEAMNVSCALLSSREGPKPISCTTTTDWSHLQLQDVLTVTCLLENSSTFSLGQGWALCIEVLTSSSALDLDSAGSAITYTIPVDQLGPGSWREVTLPLGPGENGTFDLPATVSCTLFYSLREVVGGALAPSDSFEDPFLDEEPPDFLPEQEGVCLPLSRHTVDMLQTLRFPGLAPSCTQASALLSPTDPVDTFLAACREPGSQLAGPSSLRAAYLPPSVACIKVSAELLRAALEDGSSGVPLCCATLQWLLAENAAVDIVRARALSSIQGMAPDGADVQLIVREVAVTDLCLAGPIQAVEIQVESSSLADMCRVHHAVIRRMQTMVKQQAAQGSSPPDLRIQYLREIHTNHETLLREVQALRDRLCTEDEASACVTAQRLLQVYRQLRNPSLILL